One segment of Pasteurella skyensis DNA contains the following:
- a CDS encoding YadA-like family protein: MALGTETVAGVENGNQEAVAMGYRAKAVADKTLALGFDAVANNENSVALGSNAETRAFTQVDGTKAINGLKYKEFSGIADGVVSVGKTAHEKQIINVAPGKISQESTDAINGSQLYAATIVLGNVATSVKDNLGGNAAIDENGNITFTDIGGTGKDTIQEAIAFNKGNIETNTANINGNRTAIATKADKNADNLSVDDVNAWTTKLNDEADLATPKGKLVTDTQVKAALDTKLETSDIKSSDKTVGITTAAGNVDLRVNLDNTSLTKNGNGVIGIKDGGVTTAKIADGNVTKAKLADEVTTILDKVGTGAIETANHNTVTGDVVKTYVDGKVATINTEVTNLGDTVNTLGDTITHVGKTSKETVKADNGSGINVVTTPATNEKGAIFTLSLDEDEVKALAGTTNLDTTYLKTDGSNVANKATFGDQVGTDTLGTSTKLAQIKAVKAVDDKVNTNTQDITDLEESVTTKLAKKANRNATNLNANDVAAWKAKIDTNSIETVTAGEGIDVSGGTAATNKEWVVALSQETKTQLEKIDDNTAALAGKANISLDNISSDGTAVIKNAARDAVEVAVNPATDGVLKLVKTASTANHKDTYTLSIDETKLNDKVAETFAKKDASNLTDGDIADWKQALDIGNILTQANLADRLLLTGSNVGSDDNKVKFGKNVGKGEITGDTTQLVQEKAVKAYVDAAKADVITNIDNSVTNAMGNQTIAYKAGSTTKTVKLSEGFNFTNGTDTVASVGDNGDVSFDLNNTVKGQLASIADKLDRAALNTIESDDITVSNGGDLTAGKVKLTLKEARVKALAGTTNLETDYLKVDGSNIANNKATFGDAVGTTDLTKTTELAQIKAVKDVDDKVKVNTTAITNLNTDLTTQITNVGKTSKEEVAVKPNSGLTLDTTAATASKGAKYTLGLDVDKIKEITGTTDLATTYLKIDGSNIGDEAAKATLGSKVGKGEITGDTTQLVQEKAVKAYVDTAVGGIGKPKDGKDGYIGVDGKDGKNGVGIDGKDGITVKGKDGKDGVTIKGEDGANGTNGVIGLNGHDGIDGKDKKAVSADIKVVNGRPGVDGKDGDSLTRIIYEDEAGDTHTVATMDDGLVFKGDSGDKVTRKLNDTLNIKGGVTDENKLTDNNIGVINDGTNGLAIKLAKELTALDSIVFGAAKGNDIVSISTEGVNAGGKRITNVGDATAETDAVNYKQLKAVETAVVNAGAGLKFTGNTADEVAVVAGGTLVVEGQKGTDPAKNLTKDSDFAADNLFVDTTDGKLEIKLAKQLQGVEGIGIAGKDGKDGVGIDGIDGISVKGDKGEVGINGNNGISIKGEDGKDGSIGLSGKDGITVKGKDGANGTNGIIGLNGHDGIDGKDKKAVSADIKVVNGRAGVDGKDGDSLTRIIYEDEGGDTHTVATMDDGLVFKGDVGDKVTRKLNDTLNIKGGVTAADKLTDNNIGVVNDGTNGLAIKLAKELTGISSITNTAGGGKLTLSDTENSVSVNGGRITHLGDATADTDAVNYKQLKALNKGQGIDVDKWKDAILSTISFFSGSTGTGANYKQGNTEEQFDLSKLAFDFGDGLKVEKQQSKDGKQIAHITLDKDALKNDPDFKGAKGDDGAAGANGADGQSAYEVWKAQPGNDAKTQDDFLAALKGAKGDKGDKGDKGDKGDKGDAGNGNGGNGAEIKVAVTDDVVLDKDNLSKEEVVSNKGALSIKVGKNLNAKTVMNGNDKQLVISTTPEIKVDKVTVGNITLNQSGLTVKEGADVNINMGGNQIHNIKAGTAPTDAVNVSQLAKVEESLSTRIDSVEKAASGGTASAMASASLPQAYVPGKSMVSLAGASYDKASSMAVGLSSISDNGKWIIKGNINANTEKKFGIGVGVGYQW; encoded by the coding sequence ATGGCATTAGGAACAGAAACCGTAGCAGGTGTTGAAAATGGAAACCAAGAAGCCGTTGCAATGGGCTACCGTGCTAAAGCTGTTGCAGATAAAACCCTTGCTTTAGGTTTTGATGCTGTCGCAAATAATGAAAACTCAGTCGCCTTAGGTTCAAACGCAGAAACCAGAGCCTTTACACAAGTAGATGGAACAAAGGCTATAAATGGTCTTAAATACAAGGAGTTTTCAGGTATTGCAGATGGTGTGGTGTCTGTGGGTAAAACCGCTCACGAAAAACAAATTATTAATGTTGCACCAGGTAAAATTTCTCAAGAATCAACGGATGCCATTAATGGTTCACAACTTTATGCAGCCACTATCGTATTAGGCAATGTCGCTACCTCAGTAAAAGACAATCTGGGTGGTAATGCCGCAATAGATGAAAATGGCAATATTACTTTCACTGATATCGGTGGTACAGGTAAAGACACGATTCAAGAAGCCATTGCATTTAATAAAGGGAATATTGAGACCAATACTGCAAATATTAACGGAAATCGTACCGCTATCGCCACAAAAGCGGATAAAAATGCCGATAACTTGAGTGTTGATGATGTGAATGCTTGGACAACTAAGTTAAATGATGAAGCGGATTTAGCCACACCAAAAGGCAAATTAGTTACCGATACCCAAGTGAAAGCTGCACTAGATACCAAACTGGAAACGAGTGATATCAAGAGCAGTGATAAAACCGTGGGTATCACCACTGCAGCAGGCAACGTGGATTTAAGGGTAAATCTTGATAATACCAGCTTAACTAAAAATGGTAATGGGGTGATTGGTATTAAGGACGGTGGCGTAACTACCGCTAAAATTGCCGATGGCAATGTTACAAAAGCAAAATTAGCCGATGAGGTCACCACTATTTTAGATAAAGTAGGCACAGGCGCGATTGAAACCGCTAATCACAACACTGTTACTGGGGATGTGGTAAAAACCTATGTGGATGGCAAAGTTGCGACAATTAACACAGAAGTGACCAACTTAGGGGATACCGTTAATACCTTAGGTGATACCATTACTCACGTAGGTAAAACCTCAAAAGAGACCGTGAAAGCAGACAATGGCAGCGGTATTAATGTCGTAACAACCCCTGCCACCAATGAGAAAGGCGCTATCTTCACCTTATCGTTAGATGAAGATGAAGTGAAAGCATTAGCGGGCACCACAAACCTTGACACCACCTATTTAAAAACAGACGGTTCAAATGTGGCTAACAAAGCTACCTTTGGTGACCAAGTGGGTACAGACACTTTAGGGACTTCCACAAAATTAGCGCAAATCAAAGCGGTGAAAGCGGTGGATGATAAAGTCAATACGAATACACAAGATATCACCGACTTAGAAGAGAGTGTCACCACAAAACTGGCTAAAAAAGCCAATCGCAATGCCACAAACTTAAATGCGAATGATGTAGCGGCGTGGAAAGCGAAAATCGATACCAACTCCATTGAAACGGTTACCGCAGGTGAGGGTATTGATGTCTCTGGTGGGACAGCTGCGACAAACAAAGAATGGGTAGTGGCACTATCACAAGAGACCAAAACACAATTGGAAAAAATTGATGATAATACCGCTGCTTTAGCAGGCAAAGCCAATATCAGCTTAGATAACATTTCTTCAGATGGCACGGCGGTGATTAAAAATGCCGCAAGAGATGCCGTAGAAGTGGCGGTCAATCCCGCGACAGACGGTGTCTTAAAATTAGTGAAAACCGCTTCAACGGCAAATCACAAAGACACCTACACCCTATCGATTGACGAGACGAAGTTAAACGACAAAGTCGCTGAAACCTTTGCGAAAAAAGATGCCAGTAACTTAACTGATGGCGATATAGCGGATTGGAAACAAGCCCTTGATATCGGTAATATACTCACACAAGCGAATTTAGCTGACCGTTTATTATTAACAGGCTCGAATGTTGGCAGTGATGACAATAAAGTGAAGTTTGGTAAAAACGTCGGTAAAGGTGAGATTACGGGTGATACCACACAACTTGTTCAAGAAAAAGCGGTAAAAGCGTATGTAGATGCGGCTAAAGCGGATGTTATTACGAATATTGATAACAGCGTGACTAACGCAATGGGTAATCAAACCATTGCTTATAAGGCTGGCAGTACAACCAAAACAGTGAAACTGTCAGAGGGCTTTAACTTTACGAATGGTACAGACACGGTTGCCTCAGTGGGCGATAACGGAGACGTATCGTTTGACTTAAATAATACCGTAAAAGGTCAATTGGCAAGTATTGCAGATAAGTTAGACCGTGCTGCCTTAAATACCATTGAAAGTGACGATATCACCGTGAGCAATGGGGGAGACTTAACCGCAGGTAAAGTGAAACTCACCCTAAAAGAAGCCAGAGTGAAAGCGTTAGCCGGAACCACAAACCTTGAGACGGATTACTTAAAAGTCGACGGTTCAAATATTGCTAACAACAAAGCGACCTTTGGGGATGCCGTGGGTACCACGGATTTAACCAAAACTACCGAGTTAGCCCAAATTAAAGCCGTGAAAGATGTGGATGATAAAGTGAAGGTCAATACAACGGCTATCACAAACTTAAACACCGATTTAACCACCCAAATCACCAATGTGGGTAAAACCTCTAAAGAAGAAGTGGCAGTAAAACCAAACAGTGGTTTAACTCTTGATACAACAGCGGCAACCGCCAGCAAAGGGGCGAAATACACCCTGGGTTTAGATGTAGATAAAATCAAAGAAATAACAGGTACCACAGACCTTGCTACTACCTACTTAAAAATAGACGGTTCGAATATTGGTGATGAGGCAGCGAAAGCGACCTTAGGTTCGAAAGTAGGTAAAGGTGAAATTACGGGCGACACCACTCAGCTTGTTCAAGAGAAAGCCGTTAAAGCTTATGTTGATACAGCGGTGGGTGGTATAGGAAAACCTAAAGACGGAAAAGACGGTTATATCGGCGTTGACGGTAAAGACGGCAAAAATGGTGTCGGCATTGACGGAAAAGACGGTATTACGGTGAAAGGCAAAGACGGTAAAGACGGCGTTACTATCAAAGGTGAAGACGGTGCCAATGGCACCAACGGTGTAATCGGGCTTAATGGGCACGATGGAATCGACGGTAAAGATAAAAAAGCTGTTTCAGCCGACATCAAAGTGGTTAATGGTAGACCGGGTGTTGATGGTAAGGATGGAGACAGCTTAACCCGTATTATTTACGAAGATGAAGCAGGAGACACCCATACTGTTGCCACAATGGATGATGGCTTAGTGTTCAAAGGTGATTCAGGTGATAAAGTCACCCGTAAGCTCAATGACACCTTAAATATTAAAGGTGGTGTAACCGATGAGAACAAACTGACTGATAACAACATTGGTGTCATTAACGATGGTACGAATGGTTTAGCGATTAAACTGGCAAAAGAGTTAACAGCTTTAGATTCAATCGTATTTGGTGCAGCGAAAGGAAATGATATTGTTTCCATCTCTACTGAAGGTGTGAATGCAGGTGGTAAGAGAATTACCAATGTAGGGGATGCCACAGCAGAGACTGATGCAGTTAACTACAAACAGTTAAAAGCAGTTGAAACCGCGGTTGTTAATGCAGGTGCAGGACTGAAATTCACAGGTAATACCGCAGATGAAGTTGCAGTGGTTGCAGGTGGAACCTTAGTGGTTGAAGGACAGAAAGGCACAGACCCTGCGAAGAACTTAACGAAAGACTCTGACTTTGCAGCAGATAACCTCTTTGTAGATACCACAGATGGCAAGTTAGAAATCAAACTGGCGAAACAACTGCAAGGTGTTGAGGGTATCGGTATTGCGGGTAAAGACGGCAAAGATGGCGTTGGCATTGACGGAATAGACGGTATTTCAGTTAAAGGTGATAAAGGTGAAGTGGGTATCAACGGAAACAATGGGATTTCTATTAAAGGCGAAGATGGCAAAGATGGCTCAATCGGTTTAAGTGGAAAAGACGGCATTACCGTTAAAGGAAAAGACGGTGCCAATGGCACTAACGGTATAATCGGACTTAATGGGCACGATGGAATCGACGGTAAAGATAAAAAAGCTGTTTCAGCCGACATCAAAGTGGTTAATGGTAGAGCGGGTGTTGATGGTAAGGATGGAGACAGCTTAACCCGTATTATTTACGAAGATGAAGGTGGAGACACCCATACTGTTGCGACAATGGATGATGGCTTAGTGTTTAAAGGTGATGTGGGTGATAAAGTCACCCGTAAGCTCAATGACACCTTAAATATTAAAGGTGGCGTAACAGCGGCCGATAAACTCACTGATAACAACATTGGTGTGGTTAATGATGGTACGAACGGTTTAGCGATTAAATTAGCAAAAGAGCTCACGGGTATTTCGTCAATTACTAACACAGCAGGTGGTGGAAAACTGACATTAAGTGATACAGAGAATAGCGTATCAGTCAATGGGGGCAGAATCACCCATTTAGGCGATGCCACAGCAGATACCGATGCGGTTAACTACAAACAGTTAAAAGCACTGAACAAGGGTCAAGGTATTGATGTTGATAAATGGAAAGATGCAATATTGTCAACCATTAGCTTCTTTAGTGGTAGCACGGGTACGGGAGCAAATTATAAACAGGGTAATACTGAAGAACAATTTGACTTAAGTAAACTTGCCTTTGACTTTGGTGATGGCTTAAAAGTGGAAAAACAACAAAGCAAAGACGGTAAACAAATCGCTCATATCACTTTAGATAAGGATGCATTGAAAAATGACCCTGACTTTAAAGGTGCGAAAGGTGATGACGGTGCCGCTGGTGCGAATGGCGCCGATGGTCAATCTGCTTATGAGGTTTGGAAAGCACAACCAGGTAACGACGCTAAAACACAAGATGACTTCTTAGCTGCTTTAAAAGGCGCAAAAGGTGACAAGGGTGATAAAGGCGATAAAGGTGACAAAGGTGACAAAGGCGATGCAGGCAACGGCAATGGAGGCAATGGTGCTGAAATCAAGGTTGCTGTAACAGACGATGTTGTATTAGACAAGGATAATCTCTCAAAAGAGGAAGTCGTGAGCAACAAGGGTGCCTTAAGCATCAAAGTCGGTAAAAACCTTAATGCCAAAACGGTGATGAACGGCAATGATAAACAGCTGGTTATTTCCACCACACCTGAAATCAAAGTCGATAAAGTCACTGTAGGCAATATCACCTTAAACCAATCCGGTTTAACAGTGAAAGAAGGTGCGGATGTCAATATTAATATGGGTGGAAACCAAATCCACAATATTAAAGCCGGTACTGCACCAACGGATGCCGTGAATGTGTCTCAATTAGCGAAAGTGGAAGAGTCACTCTCTACCCGTATTGACAGTGTAGAAAAAGCCGCAAGCGGCGGTACTGCGAGTGCGATGGCATCAGCCAGCTTACCACAGGCTTATGTCCCAGGTAAGAGTATGGTGTCATTAGCGGGCGCGAGCTATGACAAAGCGAGCTCAATGGCCGTAGGATTGTCTTCTATCTCTGACAATGGAAAATGGATTATCAAAGGAAACATTAACGCGAATACTGAGAAGAAATTTGGTATTGGTGTCGGTGTTGGCTACCAATGGTAA
- a CDS encoding ESPR domain-containing protein has translation MNSIYKIVFNKATQTFTAVSELAKGATKTQSQSTKQGGTFLPKFAKITLAISMVLGFST, from the coding sequence ATGAACAGCATCTACAAAATCGTGTTTAACAAAGCAACACAAACTTTCACCGCCGTAAGCGAATTAGCTAAAGGCGCCACAAAAACACAAAGCCAATCAACAAAACAAGGGGGTACATTCTTACCAAAATTTGCAAAAATTACTTTGGCAATCTCAATGGTATTGGGCTTTAGTACTTAA
- the lapB gene encoding lipopolysaccharide assembly protein LapB, which yields MLELLFLLLPIAALYGWYMGQRSVRKAQDSQNNKFSRDYMTGLNFLLSNQQEKAVDLFLSMVQNQNEEQIGAGSQFEAELTLGNLFRSRGEVDRALMIHRKLDENPNYTIEQKLLVKQQLAKDFMKVGFYDRAENYYIELLDEPEFALNSLTQLMNIYQRTQEWKNAINVAEKLIKVHPTTERISLSHYYCEYSNVLQQQNKNFLTLLNKALEINPNCVRASILLGDYYSSNQQYDKALNHFQQVLTQDPDYISEVIDKIKHCYIQLNTLDDFEFFLIKANQIKHNSAIDIALAELIESKDGELAAKSKLYQQISKHPDMITFQRFIEYQINEVEGTGKKSLMLLHKMVGETITQRFKYHCINCGYQGIRLNWFCPSCRNWETIKPVQSLENMINN from the coding sequence ATGCTAGAGTTATTGTTCCTATTGCTACCAATCGCAGCATTATACGGTTGGTATATGGGACAACGAAGTGTAAGAAAAGCACAAGACAGTCAAAATAATAAATTTTCCCGTGATTATATGACGGGACTAAATTTTCTTTTATCCAATCAGCAAGAAAAAGCAGTGGATCTGTTCTTATCAATGGTTCAAAACCAAAATGAGGAACAGATCGGTGCTGGTTCTCAATTTGAAGCAGAACTTACCCTTGGAAACTTATTCCGTTCTCGAGGTGAAGTGGATCGCGCCTTAATGATCCACCGCAAATTAGATGAAAATCCCAATTATACTATCGAGCAAAAATTACTTGTAAAACAACAGCTTGCTAAAGACTTTATGAAAGTGGGTTTTTATGATCGAGCAGAGAACTATTATATAGAACTACTTGATGAGCCTGAATTTGCACTCAATTCGTTAACACAATTAATGAATATTTATCAACGCACACAAGAATGGAAAAATGCAATTAATGTGGCGGAAAAACTCATAAAAGTACACCCAACAACAGAGCGAATCTCTCTTTCGCACTATTATTGTGAATACAGCAACGTACTTCAACAGCAGAATAAAAATTTTCTAACCCTATTAAATAAAGCATTAGAAATTAACCCAAATTGCGTAAGAGCATCTATTTTGCTAGGTGATTACTATTCATCAAATCAACAGTACGACAAAGCACTTAATCATTTTCAACAAGTACTCACGCAAGATCCTGATTATATCAGCGAAGTCATAGATAAAATCAAACATTGCTATATTCAGTTAAATACATTAGACGATTTTGAGTTTTTTCTTATCAAAGCAAACCAAATTAAGCATAATAGTGCCATTGATATTGCCCTTGCAGAGTTGATAGAAAGCAAAGATGGAGAGTTAGCAGCAAAATCTAAATTATATCAACAAATAAGTAAACACCCTGATATGATCACCTTCCAACGCTTTATTGAGTATCAAATTAACGAAGTGGAAGGAACAGGTAAAAAAAGCCTAATGTTACTACATAAAATGGTGGGTGAAACCATCACACAACGCTTCAAATACCACTGTATAAACTGCGGGTATCAAGGTATCAGATTAAATTGGTTTTGCCCCTCTTGTCGCAATTGGGAAACCATAAAACCTGTTCAAAGTTTAGAAAATATGATCAATAATTAA
- a CDS encoding LapA family protein: protein MKYIIGIVVILAIILVAITIGANNDEIITFNYVVAQNELRLSTLVAALFGFGLILGWLITGFFYLKLRLKNIALNHRVKRQAKQIDQLTLPKVE from the coding sequence ATGAAATATATCATTGGAATAGTGGTTATTTTAGCAATTATATTAGTTGCCATTACTATTGGGGCAAATAACGACGAAATAATTACATTTAACTATGTAGTTGCACAAAATGAATTACGTTTATCAACATTAGTTGCAGCGTTATTTGGATTTGGGTTAATTTTAGGTTGGTTAATCACAGGTTTCTTCTACCTTAAATTAAGATTAAAAAATATTGCTTTAAACCATCGAGTAAAACGTCAAGCGAAACAAATTGATCAGTTAACTCTACCAAAGGTTGAGTAA
- a CDS encoding integration host factor subunit beta yields MTKSELIETLSYKLPHLQLKSVEQSVKLLLEQMSHSLEQKQRIEVRGFGSFSLHYRQPRIGRNPKTGDSVKLSAKYVPHFKAGKELKERVDYR; encoded by the coding sequence ATGACTAAATCAGAACTTATTGAAACATTAAGTTATAAATTACCTCATTTACAACTGAAATCAGTTGAACAGAGTGTGAAGTTACTTTTAGAACAAATGAGTCACTCTTTAGAACAAAAACAACGTATTGAAGTCAGAGGCTTTGGTAGTTTTTCATTACACTATCGTCAACCAAGAATAGGCAGAAACCCTAAAACGGGAGACAGTGTAAAATTGAGTGCAAAATATGTACCGCATTTTAAAGCAGGTAAAGAGCTTAAGGAACGAGTGGATTACCGCTAA
- the rpsA gene encoding 30S ribosomal protein S1, whose protein sequence is MTQSFAQLFEESLQAGTEPKLGDVVKGTVVAIQKGFVLVDAGLKSESAVPAEEFTNAQGELEVQVGDEVDVVLKAVEDGNGETIVSRGDAKRNEAWIALEKAFEAQESVTGLVNGKVKGGFTVELDGVRAFLPGSLVDVRPVRDINLEGQELELKVIKLDQKRNNVVVSRRAVIESVSSADREAVLASLEEGAEVKGTVKNLTDYGAFVDLGGVDGLLHITDMAWKRVKHPSEVVNVGDEVSVKVLKFDKERTRVSLGLKQLGQDPWVAIAENHPVNSKLTGKVTNLTDYGCFVEILDGVEGLVHVSEMDWTNKNIHPSKVVNVGDTVEVMVLEVDEERRRISLGLKQCKANPWDHFAETHAKNDKVSGKIKSITDFGIFIGLEGGIDGLVHLSDISWNVSGEEAVRNYKKGDEVEAVVLQVDAIKERISLGIKQLESDPFTSFLDSNKRGAIVKGTVTEVDAKGVKVELAGGVEAYIRAGEATSERVENIATVISVGDELEAKFTGVDRKARVINLSVRAKDEAEESAALAKVNKKQETVEVPNAFAEAFAAAKSE, encoded by the coding sequence ATGACTCAATCTTTCGCTCAATTATTTGAAGAATCACTACAAGCTGGAACAGAACCTAAATTAGGTGATGTTGTTAAAGGAACTGTTGTTGCAATCCAAAAAGGCTTTGTTTTAGTAGACGCTGGTTTAAAATCAGAATCTGCAGTACCTGCTGAAGAATTTACTAACGCTCAAGGCGAATTAGAAGTTCAAGTCGGTGATGAAGTTGATGTAGTGCTTAAAGCTGTTGAAGACGGTAACGGTGAAACCATCGTTTCTCGTGGTGATGCAAAACGCAATGAAGCGTGGATCGCATTAGAAAAAGCATTTGAAGCACAGGAATCTGTAACAGGTTTAGTTAACGGTAAAGTTAAAGGTGGTTTCACTGTTGAGCTAGACGGTGTTCGTGCATTCTTACCAGGTTCATTAGTTGATGTTCGTCCAGTACGTGACATTAACCTTGAAGGTCAAGAATTAGAATTAAAAGTAATCAAACTTGATCAAAAACGTAACAACGTTGTTGTTTCTCGTCGTGCAGTTATCGAATCTGTAAGCAGTGCTGACCGTGAAGCGGTATTAGCAAGCTTAGAAGAAGGTGCTGAAGTTAAAGGTACAGTTAAAAACTTAACTGACTACGGTGCATTCGTTGATTTAGGTGGCGTTGACGGTTTATTACACATCACAGATATGGCATGGAAACGTGTTAAACATCCAAGTGAAGTAGTAAACGTTGGTGATGAAGTTTCTGTTAAAGTATTAAAATTTGACAAAGAGCGCACTCGTGTATCTTTAGGCTTAAAACAATTAGGTCAAGATCCTTGGGTTGCTATCGCTGAAAATCATCCAGTAAACAGCAAATTAACAGGTAAAGTAACTAACTTAACTGACTACGGCTGTTTCGTTGAAATTTTAGACGGTGTTGAAGGTTTAGTTCACGTTTCAGAAATGGACTGGACAAACAAAAACATCCACCCATCTAAAGTGGTAAACGTTGGTGATACTGTTGAAGTAATGGTACTTGAAGTTGATGAAGAGCGTCGTCGTATCTCATTAGGATTAAAACAATGTAAAGCTAATCCTTGGGATCATTTTGCTGAAACTCATGCTAAAAATGACAAAGTTTCAGGTAAAATCAAATCTATCACAGATTTCGGTATCTTTATCGGTCTTGAAGGTGGAATTGACGGATTAGTTCATTTATCTGATATTTCTTGGAATGTATCAGGTGAAGAAGCTGTTCGCAACTACAAAAAAGGCGATGAAGTTGAAGCTGTTGTATTACAAGTTGATGCAATCAAAGAGCGTATTTCACTAGGTATCAAACAGTTAGAATCAGATCCGTTTACAAGTTTCCTTGATTCAAACAAACGCGGTGCGATTGTTAAAGGAACAGTGACAGAAGTTGATGCTAAAGGTGTTAAAGTTGAACTAGCTGGTGGTGTTGAAGCTTATATTCGTGCTGGAGAAGCAACAAGTGAACGTGTAGAAAACATCGCAACAGTAATTAGTGTTGGTGATGAGCTTGAAGCGAAATTCACAGGTGTTGATCGTAAAGCACGTGTAATTAATCTTTCTGTACGTGCTAAAGATGAAGCTGAAGAATCAGCAGCATTAGCAAAAGTGAACAAAAAACAAGAAACTGTTGAAGTTCCTAATGCATTTGCTGAAGCTTTTGCAGCAGCGAAAAGTGAATAA
- the cmk gene encoding (d)CMP kinase has product MKKIIITVDGPSGVGKGTLCNALAKKFNFDLLDSGAVYRILALAAVKENISLANEEQLAQLGERLDIQFIPQNNEVVVILNGENVGDQIRTAEAGQNASKVAAFPKVRKALLQRQRDFSTEKGLIADGRDMGTVVFPNAQIKLFLDASAEERAKRRANQLKSKGFNADFDKILAEIQERDDRDRNRAVAPLVAASDALVIDSTHLSIEEVIKQALAYIEKTVRM; this is encoded by the coding sequence ATGAAAAAAATAATAATAACAGTTGATGGGCCAAGTGGCGTAGGAAAAGGGACTTTATGCAATGCCTTAGCCAAAAAATTTAATTTTGATTTGTTAGATTCAGGAGCCGTATACCGTATTTTGGCATTGGCTGCAGTAAAAGAAAATATTTCTTTAGCAAATGAAGAACAATTAGCACAATTAGGAGAGCGTTTAGATATCCAATTTATTCCACAAAATAACGAAGTGGTTGTTATTTTAAATGGTGAAAATGTTGGTGATCAAATACGTACTGCAGAGGCAGGTCAAAATGCCTCAAAAGTAGCTGCTTTTCCAAAGGTAAGAAAAGCATTATTACAGCGACAACGTGATTTTAGTACGGAAAAAGGATTAATTGCGGATGGACGAGATATGGGAACAGTGGTTTTCCCTAATGCACAAATTAAATTGTTTTTAGATGCGAGTGCTGAAGAACGTGCAAAAAGACGTGCTAACCAGTTGAAAAGTAAAGGATTTAATGCTGATTTTGATAAAATTTTAGCAGAAATACAAGAACGAGATGATAGAGATAGAAATAGAGCAGTAGCGCCACTTGTTGCAGCTTCTGATGCATTAGTAATTGATTCAACACATCTCTCAATTGAAGAAGTCATCAAACAAGCATTGGCTTATATTGAAAAAACGGTTAGAATGTAG